One window from the genome of Zonotrichia leucophrys gambelii isolate GWCS_2022_RI chromosome 29, RI_Zleu_2.0, whole genome shotgun sequence encodes:
- the LOC135459229 gene encoding cytochrome c oxidase assembly protein COX14 homolog: protein MVSRKQLADFGYKAFSGSMMLLTVYAGYLCSVRVQRMLQQRRQRESTPGPES from the coding sequence ATGGTGTCCAGAAAGCAGCTGGCAGACTTTGGCTACAAGGCCTTCTCGGGCTCCATGATGCTGCTGACGGTGTACGCCGGTTACCTGTGCAGTGTGCGTGtgcagaggatgctgcagcagcgCCGCCAGCGGGAGAGCACGCCTGGCCCTGAGAGCTga